One stretch of Shewanella sp. Arc9-LZ DNA includes these proteins:
- the msrQ gene encoding protein-methionine-sulfoxide reductase heme-binding subunit MsrQ: protein MRISPRGLFWLKVLLHISFLLPAFYLVALVLTDNAGGDPVQYIIHYTGMGAINSLLATLLISPIAKRFKIAALIQTRRLVGLYVCAYALLHISAFISLDLLFAWGLLFEEVIKRPYILVGAATLIIILLLAITSPNRIKRSMGKRWQSLHNWIYLAAILAPIHFYWSVKSEIIEPSIYIALFAVLLFYRKGSIYKWLKPKK from the coding sequence ATGCGGATAAGCCCTCGAGGTCTGTTTTGGTTAAAGGTGTTGTTGCATATTAGCTTTTTATTGCCAGCCTTTTATCTCGTGGCGCTAGTGTTAACAGACAATGCGGGCGGCGATCCGGTGCAGTATATTATTCACTATACCGGCATGGGCGCGATCAATAGCCTGTTAGCGACATTGCTTATCTCGCCCATCGCCAAGCGTTTTAAAATAGCAGCACTGATACAAACTCGTCGATTAGTGGGCTTGTATGTGTGCGCCTATGCGTTGTTGCACATCAGTGCATTTATTAGCTTAGATTTGTTGTTTGCGTGGGGATTATTGTTTGAAGAGGTCATAAAGCGGCCTTATATTTTAGTTGGCGCGGCGACCTTGATTATCATTTTATTACTGGCGATAACCTCTCCGAACCGGATTAAACGCAGTATGGGTAAGCGCTGGCAATCATTGCACAATTGGATTTATCTGGCTGCAATATTGGCACCTATCCACTTTTATTGGTCGGTAAAGTCTGAAATTATTGAACCTAGCATTTATATTGCGCTATTTGCGGTGCTATTGTTTTACCGCAAAGGCAGTATTTATAAATGGTTGAAGCCGAAAAAATAA
- a CDS encoding DUF6435 family protein, with translation MFSFLKPDPVKKLRKSYDLILEQAMQAQRKGDIKTYSLLTAESEQVWAKIAALEAAK, from the coding sequence ATGTTTTCATTTTTAAAGCCAGACCCAGTCAAAAAATTACGTAAAAGCTATGATTTAATACTCGAACAAGCCATGCAAGCCCAGCGTAAAGGCGATATTAAAACCTATTCATTACTCACGGCTGAATCAGAACAGGTTTGGGCTAAAATTGCCGCTTTAGAAGCTGCAAAATAA
- a CDS encoding BlaI/MecI/CopY family transcriptional regulator, translating into MQLGDLEKLVLQFLWSEKEADAKRVHIAVGMSRGNSLNTIQTTLDRLFKKSLLSRTKQGHAHLYTAIVDRESLIATLITDVTADFIEDGEHSLIAAFASSSANLDDAQFEALEKLIEQQRQLRSRKI; encoded by the coding sequence ATGCAATTAGGCGATCTAGAAAAGTTAGTACTTCAATTCCTTTGGTCTGAAAAAGAAGCCGATGCGAAGCGTGTTCATATTGCAGTTGGGATGAGTCGTGGTAACTCGTTAAACACGATTCAAACTACATTAGATCGATTATTTAAGAAGAGTCTGTTAAGCCGAACTAAGCAGGGGCATGCACATTTGTATACCGCTATAGTCGATCGTGAATCGCTCATCGCCACGTTAATTACAGATGTTACAGCCGATTTTATCGAAGATGGCGAGCATAGTCTTATTGCTGCTTTTGCTTCCTCGTCAGCCAATCTCGATGATGCTCAATTTGAAGCGTTGGAAAAACTTATCGAACAGCAACGCCAGTTACGTAGCAGGAAAATATAA
- a CDS encoding M56 family metallopeptidase yields MLEGNEAILLNLMSVAITAFVIVTILISAIIPLIKNNLNSFGFIARKRTLWLLATAPWWIALCCVVIFFPRQDTNNVIALMEKIAHWHHIDVFKFTSWHGLTLVVAALILAVMVNLAFVQIRRHSIAMHNLFKFSDVQPISCDNNQTIFSIASSIPAAFTIGLLKPRVYLTTGLLQQLEPLALDIIIQHELAHVRARDPLFKSIYSFFCLLYPKPIRRILQQHFTLLTEQQADSAVTGYHDNLDVAQTLISVAKKQRQFPHRCEGSVVSHFSHDQITLRVQKLLSPQSQISELTLVFTGLCFLTAMLFTVLMVDGFHHLIETYFIH; encoded by the coding sequence ATGCTAGAGGGTAACGAGGCTATTTTGTTGAATTTAATGAGTGTTGCAATAACGGCTTTCGTTATCGTGACGATATTAATATCTGCCATTATCCCGTTGATTAAAAATAACCTCAATTCATTTGGTTTTATTGCTCGAAAGCGAACGTTATGGCTATTAGCAACCGCGCCTTGGTGGATAGCTTTATGTTGCGTTGTCATATTTTTTCCACGTCAAGATACTAATAATGTAATCGCTTTGATGGAAAAAATTGCTCATTGGCACCATATTGATGTGTTCAAGTTTACAAGCTGGCATGGCTTAACGTTGGTTGTTGCAGCCCTCATATTGGCTGTGATGGTTAACCTTGCGTTTGTTCAAATTCGTCGACACTCAATCGCGATGCACAACCTTTTTAAATTTTCAGATGTGCAACCTATAAGTTGTGATAATAATCAGACTATTTTTTCTATTGCATCAAGCATTCCAGCAGCTTTTACAATTGGCTTGCTCAAGCCTAGGGTTTATCTTACCACTGGATTACTTCAACAACTTGAACCATTGGCTCTGGATATCATTATCCAACATGAATTAGCACATGTACGTGCAAGAGATCCTCTATTTAAAAGTATTTACTCTTTTTTCTGTCTGCTTTATCCAAAGCCAATTCGGCGCATTTTACAACAGCATTTTACTTTGCTCACAGAACAACAAGCAGACTCCGCCGTAACGGGTTATCACGATAACCTTGATGTGGCACAAACATTAATTTCAGTCGCCAAGAAACAACGTCAGTTTCCTCATCGTTGTGAGGGGAGTGTGGTTAGTCATTTTAGTCATGATCAAATTACTTTGCGGGTACAAAAGCTTCTATCACCACAGAGCCAAATATCCGAACTTACTCTGGTATTTACGGGACTGTGTTTTCTAACTGCAATGCTGTTTACGGTATTAATGGTAGATGGTTTTCACCATCTAATTGAAACTTATTTCATCCATTAA
- a CDS encoding HupE/UreJ family protein, translated as MLSKLSSYCLFAILIGCAFISIEVFAHGVDDNTRAFLEQNSGVQFVPFLYIGAKHMITGYDHLLFLVGVIFFLYRSRDVFLYVTMFTIGHSTTLLLGVLGDIQVNAYLVDAIIGLSVVYKGFDNLGGFKRCFHWQPNTQWAVLIFGLFHGLGLATKLQEFNLPKEGLFTNLVAFNIGVEIGQFAALVVILIVINVWRKWPSFQRFSTLTNTLLMSAGVMLIVYQLTGYVINK; from the coding sequence ATGCTAAGTAAATTATCAAGCTATTGCTTGTTCGCAATCCTCATTGGTTGTGCTTTTATCAGTATCGAAGTATTTGCCCATGGGGTTGATGACAACACTCGAGCTTTTTTAGAACAAAATAGTGGCGTGCAGTTTGTACCTTTTCTCTACATTGGTGCTAAGCACATGATTACCGGCTATGACCACTTATTATTTCTGGTTGGTGTTATCTTTTTCTTATATAGAAGCCGGGATGTTTTCTTATATGTCACGATGTTCACTATTGGCCATAGCACTACCTTACTACTTGGTGTTTTAGGTGATATTCAAGTTAATGCCTACCTCGTTGATGCGATTATTGGTTTATCTGTCGTGTACAAAGGATTTGATAACTTAGGCGGCTTTAAGCGTTGCTTTCATTGGCAGCCTAATACCCAATGGGCAGTATTAATTTTCGGATTGTTTCATGGTTTAGGTTTAGCGACTAAGTTGCAGGAGTTCAATTTACCAAAAGAAGGCCTTTTTACCAATTTAGTGGCCTTTAATATTGGGGTAGAAATTGGTCAATTTGCTGCGCTAGTGGTTATTTTGATTGTCATTAATGTATGGCGAAAATGGCCTTCATTTCAGCGTTTTTCTACGCTTACAAACACACTACTAATGAGCGCGGGTGTCATGTTGATTGTGTATCAACTGACTGGCTACGTAATTAATAAATAA
- a CDS encoding DUF6488 family protein, translating to MRTLLFTMVLLSCLISSYSLAHSSHGHMNDNAAISVVIKSAKQMTFKDFGYAVGQLPVSWKNITVADVTVFSVTGGVYIVSATNTEDKKTLYFQIADDGEVMAVSESNTFK from the coding sequence ATGAGAACATTACTTTTTACCATGGTGCTTTTGAGCTGTTTAATCAGCAGTTATTCGCTGGCACATTCAAGCCATGGCCATATGAATGATAATGCTGCCATCAGTGTTGTCATCAAGTCTGCAAAACAAATGACATTTAAGGACTTCGGCTATGCGGTTGGTCAGCTTCCGGTATCATGGAAAAATATTACCGTTGCTGATGTAACGGTCTTTAGCGTTACAGGAGGCGTTTATATTGTGAGTGCCACTAATACAGAAGATAAAAAGACGTTATATTTTCAAATTGCTGACGATGGTGAAGTCATGGCAGTATCTGAAAGTAACACTTTTAAATAA
- a CDS encoding MarR family winged helix-turn-helix transcriptional regulator, giving the protein MHSLNNLIIEFYDKLSSWEQSVVKDTGYSLAQVHTIEVLGSHGSMRMKELADRLAITTGTLTVQVEKLVNFGLITRSPHEDDRRSILVGLTSEGIALHKHHNRMHIQLTEDITRHLDQNSIDVLTKSFEKMNREF; this is encoded by the coding sequence ATGCATTCTTTGAATAATTTAATCATAGAGTTTTACGACAAACTGTCTTCTTGGGAGCAGTCTGTCGTTAAAGATACCGGTTATTCACTGGCACAAGTGCACACCATTGAGGTGTTAGGCTCTCACGGTTCCATGAGAATGAAAGAGCTAGCAGATAGGCTTGCAATTACCACTGGCACCTTAACGGTTCAGGTAGAGAAACTGGTAAATTTTGGACTCATTACTCGCTCTCCACATGAAGACGATAGACGTTCAATATTAGTTGGATTAACAAGCGAAGGCATTGCGCTCCATAAGCACCACAATCGCATGCATATACAACTGACAGAAGATATTACTCGTCATTTAGATCAAAATTCGATAGATGTTCTGACCAAGAGTTTTGAAAAAATGAACCGAGAATTCTAA
- a CDS encoding cation diffusion facilitator family transporter produces MNKIAEKYIHQHNFTSVNEQNVKRTWYVLVITVITMAIEVIAGTIYGSMALLADGWHMGTHAAAFCITLFTYSYAKKHANSDRFSFGVGKVGVLGGYTSAIALAIVAIIMLVESLHRLWSPIEIQFNQSILVAIVGLVVNIASMFILGHEHHGHDHGDHKHHSHKHDDHKHHSHEHDDHERHSIEHDDHKHHSHEHDDHKHHSHEHDDHKLHSHEHDDHKLHSIEHHSHEHDDHKLHSHEHDGHEHDDHKHHSHEHHSHEHHSHEHHSHEHHSGNDHNLKAAYFHVLADALTSVLAICALLVGKFLGWYWLDPIMGVVGAVVITKWALGLMKQTSPILLDENIDEDYQLDIVNTINDEQTKVTDIHIWRISADHYSASIAICTSTDTNVESFKHLLNKFDKLSHLTIEVNYC; encoded by the coding sequence ATGAATAAAATTGCCGAAAAATATATCCACCAACACAATTTCACCTCCGTTAACGAGCAAAATGTCAAACGTACTTGGTATGTGCTTGTTATCACAGTCATCACTATGGCCATCGAAGTGATAGCGGGGACGATATATGGCTCTATGGCTCTGCTCGCTGATGGTTGGCATATGGGGACTCACGCAGCCGCTTTTTGTATTACGCTATTCACCTATAGCTATGCAAAAAAGCATGCTAATAGTGACCGATTCTCTTTTGGCGTAGGAAAAGTCGGCGTTCTCGGTGGATATACAAGTGCAATCGCATTAGCCATTGTCGCTATTATTATGCTGGTTGAATCTCTACACCGTTTATGGTCACCTATTGAGATCCAATTTAACCAATCAATTCTTGTGGCTATCGTAGGCCTAGTCGTCAACATCGCCAGTATGTTTATATTGGGTCATGAACATCACGGCCATGACCACGGTGACCATAAACATCATAGTCATAAGCATGATGACCACAAACATCATAGCCATGAACATGATGACCACGAGCGTCATAGTATCGAGCATGATGACCACAAACATCATAGCCACGAGCATGATGACCACAAACATCATAGCCATGAGCATGATGACCACAAACTTCATAGCCATGAGCATGATGACCACAAACTTCATAGTATCGAGCATCATAGCCACGAGCATGATGACCACAAACTTCATAGCCATGAACATGATGGCCACGAGCATGATGACCACAAACATCATAGCCACGAGCATCATAGCCACGAGCATCATAGCCACGAGCATCATAGCCACGAACATCATAGTGGTAACGACCACAATCTGAAGGCAGCTTACTTCCACGTACTCGCTGACGCATTAACATCGGTGTTAGCAATTTGTGCACTTTTGGTAGGAAAATTCCTTGGATGGTATTGGTTAGATCCCATCATGGGAGTCGTTGGTGCGGTGGTGATTACTAAATGGGCTTTAGGTTTAATGAAGCAAACGAGTCCTATTCTATTAGATGAAAATATCGACGAAGATTACCAATTAGACATTGTTAACACCATTAATGATGAACAAACCAAGGTCACCGATATTCATATTTGGAGAATTAGTGCCGACCACTATTCTGCCTCTATCGCAATCTGCACATCCACAGATACCAACGTTGAATCATTTAAACACTTATTGAATAAGTTTGATAAGCTAAGCCACTTAACTATCGAAGTGAATTACTGCTGA
- a CDS encoding MFS transporter, whose product MTPAAALPSQLNTTAILLVLALGTFILGLSEFSMMPMLPLISETFSSTPSQSGYAISAYAIGVVVGAPILMLTTANMKKRHALAIFLTLMFISNGLSAMATSLEQLIVFRFLSGLPHGAYFGAAILLAADIAPQNKRASYMSKVFMGLTIATIVGVPIVTLVGQNLSWRYCLAGASVLALIALVCVYVVIPKIENNQPSNLINEFSVLKNKLVWSILGIVIIGFGGVFCIYTYIADTILVVTETPAYTISIAMVMFGIGCTLGNYVLGKAADRAALKTTGIALVCTIIFSLAYVSASHNIWLLYAVIFFIGCSVGLATLIQTLLMDVSPNGHAMIGALVQCSFNTANAIGPWVGGMFIAQGAMPNETGYVAAVLFAGGLMMWLLSYLQMNKKKAQLEQCSA is encoded by the coding sequence ATGACACCGGCTGCAGCATTACCAAGCCAACTGAATACTACCGCCATTTTGTTAGTGTTAGCCTTAGGCACATTTATATTGGGATTATCAGAGTTTTCGATGATGCCAATGCTGCCATTAATTAGTGAAACATTTTCCTCAACACCGTCACAAAGTGGTTATGCGATTAGTGCTTACGCGATAGGCGTTGTTGTCGGCGCCCCTATTTTAATGCTGACCACAGCCAACATGAAAAAACGCCATGCCTTGGCAATATTTCTGACCTTAATGTTTATCTCTAATGGCTTAAGTGCCATGGCAACCTCACTTGAACAGCTTATTGTATTTCGCTTTTTAAGTGGCCTACCCCATGGCGCTTATTTTGGTGCCGCTATTTTATTGGCTGCCGATATTGCTCCTCAAAATAAACGTGCAAGTTACATGTCTAAAGTGTTTATGGGCCTAACCATAGCCACCATTGTAGGGGTTCCCATTGTCACTTTAGTCGGCCAAAACTTAAGCTGGCGCTATTGTTTAGCGGGTGCATCTGTCCTCGCCTTAATTGCATTAGTGTGCGTATATGTGGTGATCCCTAAAATTGAAAATAACCAACCATCAAATTTAATCAATGAGTTTAGCGTATTAAAGAATAAGTTGGTCTGGTCAATTCTTGGCATTGTGATTATTGGTTTTGGTGGTGTATTTTGTATTTACACTTACATCGCCGATACCATTTTAGTGGTGACGGAAACGCCGGCATACACCATTTCAATCGCGATGGTAATGTTTGGCATTGGTTGTACCTTAGGCAATTACGTATTAGGCAAAGCAGCCGATCGCGCAGCCTTAAAAACCACTGGTATTGCCTTAGTGTGTACGATTATATTTTCGCTTGCTTACGTCAGTGCCAGCCATAATATTTGGCTATTGTATGCGGTAATTTTCTTTATTGGCTGCAGTGTGGGTTTAGCGACACTGATTCAAACCTTACTGATGGACGTATCGCCAAATGGTCACGCGATGATAGGGGCATTAGTACAATGTTCATTTAACACCGCCAATGCTATCGGCCCTTGGGTGGGCGGCATGTTTATCGCACAAGGCGCAATGCCTAACGAGACAGGCTATGTAGCGGCAGTGTTATTTGCCGGCGGCTTAATGATGTGGCTGTTAAGTTATCTGCAAATGAATAAGAAAAAGGCTCAACTGGAACAATGTTCTGCATAA
- a CDS encoding two-component system response regulator: protein MIYNNQDRMPTILVVDDEPANLRVLKKMLEDQYRLIFAKSGEEALRLIERDLPDLILLDVMMPGMTGFEVCQQLKTEQRTKAVPVIFVTALSDEVDEAKGFDVGAVDYITKPVSPAVVKARVRTHLSLVQADDLRRTRLQVIQRLGRASEYKDNETGMHVMRMSHFSKIIALAYGLSKSAADNLLHAAPMHDIGKIGIPDSIMLKPGKLTDEEFAIMKKHPEIGAEILGESDSDLIALAKVVAMTHHEKWDGSGYPHGLKGENIPIEGRIVAIADVFDALTSKRPYKEAWTVDKAMAFLHDQSGIHFDPQLVTLFQQSLPSILYIKQRWQD, encoded by the coding sequence ATGATATATAACAACCAAGACCGTATGCCGACAATTTTAGTTGTCGACGACGAGCCCGCTAACCTCAGAGTATTAAAGAAAATGCTTGAGGATCAGTACAGGCTGATATTTGCTAAAAGTGGCGAAGAAGCTCTGCGTTTAATTGAACGCGACCTGCCTGATTTGATTTTACTCGACGTGATGATGCCAGGTATGACTGGTTTTGAAGTCTGTCAGCAACTAAAAACAGAGCAACGCACCAAAGCAGTACCGGTCATTTTTGTTACGGCGTTAAGTGACGAAGTAGATGAAGCCAAAGGCTTTGATGTTGGCGCGGTAGACTACATCACTAAACCCGTGTCCCCAGCGGTGGTTAAAGCACGTGTTCGTACTCATTTGTCTTTAGTGCAGGCAGACGATTTGCGCCGTACTCGTTTACAAGTCATTCAACGCTTGGGCCGAGCATCAGAATACAAAGACAACGAAACCGGTATGCATGTGATGCGCATGAGCCATTTTTCTAAAATCATTGCCCTCGCCTATGGTTTATCAAAATCGGCCGCCGACAATTTACTCCATGCAGCACCAATGCACGATATTGGTAAAATTGGTATTCCCGACAGCATTATGCTTAAACCGGGTAAGCTCACCGATGAAGAATTTGCCATCATGAAAAAGCACCCTGAAATCGGCGCCGAAATTCTAGGTGAATCAGATTCAGATTTGATCGCCTTAGCCAAAGTCGTCGCCATGACTCACCACGAAAAGTGGGATGGCAGCGGCTACCCTCATGGACTTAAAGGTGAAAATATTCCTATTGAAGGACGTATTGTGGCAATTGCCGACGTATTTGATGCTCTCACCAGCAAACGCCCTTACAAAGAAGCATGGACTGTCGACAAAGCCATGGCATTTTTACATGACCAAAGCGGCATACATTTTGACCCACAGTTAGTGACACTATTTCAGCAATCTTTGCCCAGTATTTTATACATTAAGCAGCGCTGGCAAGACTAA
- a CDS encoding MHYT domain-containing protein, with translation MLETIRTLFSVTDESLLVVGDFQPIVVFISIAIAVFASFMALQVASQALLTLNKYKRYLLTSCGSIALGGGVWSMHFIGMLAFSLCTPVSYDFGLTALSFIPSIAASWVALNVISTAKPKLSQFVVGGILTGAGIGTMHYVGMAAMEMAPLLRYDLFYFGLSIVIAIILAIVALWIRFSLNHLGRFILSDLHKNAIAAMVMGCAISGMHYIGMAAARFVRPPGFEFSEQTTKMSLYLGIAVATITVVIILLVLGVNMLIKYQTSLHQAKLSEARYRATISTAVDGIITFNAKGRIESGNQAVELLLGWRLEDVCHQNIRDFIPGPFIEEFNARLDSFFNHNIAQQKSTGRDVEALHVNGTVIPVRVSIGHACIEGKSLFVMYISDLRHRIEMQRALIKSEAQFRSLIANIPGIAYRCLNTENWPMVFISDAVEKITGYPASDYIGATPKRHFYQHVHPDDLEQIGNQVVTEQVFKLEYRIYNANGDIRWLLGYGAHVDGIDVQDKWLDGFIMDITDRKEMEQSLLIAKDKAEQAASARSAFLANMSHEIRTPMNAIIGFSDILLDDSLPAEQQKHLRTINQSAKSLLHLLNDVLDSAKLDKGKFDLELRDFSVIEEIDSVVSTLWLQASSKGLFLNVNVSADVAMSYHGAPDRIRQVLTNLIGNAIKFTAEGGVSIDVSVKPSGCIEFAINDTGIGMTPEQLTLVFDAFAQADASMNRRFGGTGLGTTISKQLVELMGGKITAKSTFGQGSCFGFALPLTAPKHINSTLTPLTNSHIKPLAILIVDDIQQNIDLLTIMMKRQGHSIITARDGKQALLRMRSDKIDIVLMDVQMPIMDGLTASRTRREQEQNEQLPHMPIIALTASVLPEDKKAALDAGMDGFANKPIDMMLLNHEIAHVLKLEQSNVAVDNPAVDIDNRQVVNEKKGASMWGDQMTLVKEISLFMTKQHDSNQQLKQLIQTADWPAISQQLHGLKGLSGNLALMQLTRLFSDAERSAMTKSSTELLTLLPKIEQAFARIAAYLSTQDISQHPDKAAEKDPMSVDEFIQIINLIRLAAKENQYNEHDVDTLIAATPAAYRQQCINIQHALDDFEFEQAITQLNTLESDVTAQ, from the coding sequence ATGCTTGAGACAATTCGCACACTATTTTCCGTTACAGATGAAAGCCTTTTAGTCGTTGGTGACTTTCAACCTATAGTCGTTTTCATCTCTATCGCTATCGCGGTTTTCGCCTCGTTTATGGCATTACAAGTCGCGTCGCAAGCGCTATTAACGCTCAATAAATATAAACGATACTTACTCACCAGCTGCGGCAGTATTGCACTTGGTGGCGGTGTGTGGTCGATGCATTTTATTGGCATGTTAGCGTTCAGTTTATGCACTCCGGTGAGCTACGATTTCGGCTTAACCGCGTTATCGTTTATTCCGAGTATTGCCGCATCTTGGGTAGCCTTAAATGTCATATCAACAGCCAAACCAAAACTAAGCCAATTTGTGGTGGGCGGTATATTGACCGGTGCAGGTATTGGTACCATGCATTATGTCGGCATGGCGGCTATGGAAATGGCTCCCCTACTACGTTACGACTTATTCTATTTTGGCTTATCAATAGTTATTGCCATTATTTTGGCCATTGTCGCACTGTGGATACGTTTTAGCTTGAACCATCTAGGTCGCTTTATCTTAAGCGACTTACATAAAAATGCGATTGCGGCGATGGTGATGGGTTGCGCTATTTCCGGCATGCATTACATCGGTATGGCTGCGGCTCGTTTTGTCCGCCCACCAGGATTTGAATTTTCTGAACAAACCACAAAGATGTCACTGTATTTAGGCATTGCCGTTGCCACGATTACGGTGGTGATTATTTTATTGGTGTTAGGCGTCAACATGCTGATTAAATACCAAACCTCGTTACACCAAGCCAAATTATCTGAAGCACGCTACCGCGCGACCATTAGTACCGCCGTTGACGGTATCATTACCTTTAACGCTAAAGGCCGTATTGAAAGCGGCAACCAAGCGGTAGAATTACTCCTGGGCTGGCGACTTGAAGATGTGTGTCACCAAAATATTCGTGACTTTATACCAGGCCCATTTATCGAAGAATTTAACGCCCGCTTAGACAGTTTTTTTAACCACAACATAGCGCAGCAAAAAAGTACTGGCCGCGATGTAGAAGCGCTACATGTTAACGGTACGGTCATTCCGGTTAGGGTATCTATTGGTCATGCATGTATTGAAGGTAAAAGCCTGTTTGTGATGTACATAAGCGACTTACGTCACCGTATTGAAATGCAACGTGCACTAATTAAAAGCGAAGCCCAGTTTCGCTCACTTATCGCCAATATTCCCGGTATCGCCTATCGCTGTTTAAATACTGAAAACTGGCCGATGGTATTTATTAGCGACGCGGTTGAAAAGATCACCGGTTATCCAGCAAGCGACTATATAGGCGCAACACCAAAACGTCATTTTTACCAACACGTACACCCAGATGACCTTGAGCAAATAGGTAATCAAGTCGTCACAGAGCAAGTGTTTAAGCTGGAATACCGTATCTATAATGCCAACGGCGATATTCGCTGGTTGCTCGGTTATGGTGCTCATGTTGACGGGATAGATGTACAAGATAAATGGCTCGACGGCTTTATTATGGACATCACCGATCGCAAAGAAATGGAGCAATCTTTATTAATTGCCAAAGACAAAGCGGAACAAGCAGCATCAGCTCGTTCGGCATTCCTAGCGAACATGAGCCACGAAATTCGCACCCCAATGAACGCCATTATTGGCTTTAGCGACATTTTACTCGACGATTCGCTACCCGCTGAACAGCAAAAGCATTTACGTACCATTAATCAGTCTGCTAAGTCTTTATTGCACCTATTAAACGATGTTCTCGATAGTGCTAAGTTAGATAAAGGCAAGTTCGATCTCGAATTACGCGATTTCTCTGTTATTGAAGAAATTGATTCGGTGGTATCGACTTTATGGTTACAAGCTAGCTCTAAAGGTCTGTTCTTAAATGTGAATGTATCAGCAGATGTGGCAATGTCCTATCATGGTGCTCCAGACCGAATTCGTCAGGTATTGACTAATTTAATTGGCAATGCGATTAAATTTACCGCCGAAGGGGGTGTCAGTATCGATGTGAGCGTTAAACCAAGCGGTTGCATTGAATTTGCCATTAACGATACCGGTATTGGCATGACGCCAGAACAATTAACCTTAGTGTTTGATGCCTTCGCTCAAGCAGATGCCAGCATGAATCGTCGTTTTGGTGGCACAGGTCTTGGTACGACCATCAGCAAACAATTGGTTGAATTAATGGGTGGCAAAATTACCGCCAAAAGCACATTTGGCCAAGGCAGTTGTTTTGGTTTTGCCTTGCCATTAACCGCGCCCAAACACATCAACAGCACGTTGACCCCGTTAACAAATAGTCACATTAAACCATTGGCCATTTTGATTGTTGATGACATTCAGCAAAATATTGATTTGCTCACCATTATGATGAAGCGCCAAGGTCATAGCATCATTACTGCCCGCGACGGTAAACAAGCCCTACTGCGGATGCGCAGCGACAAAATTGATATTGTATTGATGGACGTGCAAATGCCTATCATGGACGGATTAACCGCCTCGCGTACTCGTCGTGAACAAGAGCAAAATGAACAGTTACCGCATATGCCAATTATTGCATTAACGGCCAGCGTATTGCCTGAAGACAAAAAAGCAGCCTTGGATGCCGGCATGGATGGTTTTGCCAACAAACCTATCGATATGATGCTGCTTAATCATGAAATTGCCCATGTATTGAAACTTGAACAAAGCAATGTGGCCGTCGATAACCCCGCTGTTGATATCGACAACAGGCAAGTGGTTAATGAGAAAAAAGGCGCTTCGATGTGGGGAGATCAAATGACTCTCGTGAAAGAAATCAGCCTATTTATGACTAAACAACACGATAGCAACCAACAGCTTAAACAATTAATACAAACTGCCGACTGGCCAGCTATTAGTCAACAACTGCATGGACTCAAAGGGCTGTCTGGCAATTTAGCTCTAATGCAACTGACACGGTTATTTAGCGATGCTGAACGCTCAGCCATGACAAAATCCAGCACAGAATTACTGACCTTGTTGCCAAAGATTGAACAGGCTTTTGCGCGCATCGCAGCCTATCTTAGCACTCAAGATATCAGTCAACACCCAGATAAAGCCGCAGAAAAAGATCCTATGAGCGTCGATGAGTTCATCCAAATCATTAACCTTATTCGCTTAGCTGCAAAAGAAAATCAATACAATGAACACGATGTCGATACACTAATTGCAGCCACTCCGGCGGCATACCGACAGCAATGTATCAACATACAACATGCTCTAGACGACTTTGAATTCGAACAAGCAATAACACAACTCAATACTCTTGAGTCCGATGTTACTGCACAGTAA